The Fragaria vesca subsp. vesca linkage group LG2, FraVesHawaii_1.0, whole genome shotgun sequence genome includes a window with the following:
- the LOC101298290 gene encoding F-box protein At3g07870-like, with protein MPISKSNQGKRSRNHPRQPQAPPIRQEKWEPDGPCFIQHLPKDLLIEILSWLPAKTILTCKFVCKTWLLVISEPRFISLHHSRSAAGILIQVWGSPRNRNFARRLLFTQVDKCAGDSDNLVMEKMTFTTKNTAPVNVFEVANSCNGFICLCGTQVSSMIVCNPLLNEYITVLTTNNNKLGNLGGLGWSSVTNEYKLLRTFYRAPGERNTLEAEVYTIGSGVWRSIGKAPTDRVVLPFNAFLHGVLHFAPVYSTGSRLIHCFDFEREQFRALPPPSSDQLKLKFNIGSVTLGVWETCLTYCVSDVDATKFELWTMKEYGVGESWTKALVIENVYPREFLADSYEPILFLADGEILMVYNDRIIVRYNPKTKTFKKTKIIQTRLNSFQSVAYSPCFESLLRSFKGEEVRNMRGQENKLFGREVHDSAG; from the coding sequence ATGCCGATTTCAAAGAGCAATCAAGGCAAACGCTCCCGGAATCATCCAAGACAACCCCAAGCACCACCGATCCGGCAAGAGAAATGGGAACCAGACGGACCTTGCTTCATCCAACACCTTCCAAAGGATTTACTCATTGAGATACTCTCATGGCTCCCAGCCAAGACCATCCTGACTTGTAAGTTTGTCTGCAAAACCTGGCTTTTAGTAATTTCTGAACCCCGTTTTATAAGTCTGCACCATTCAAGATCTGCGGCTGGGATCTTGATCCAGGTCTGGGGTAGTCCAAGAAATAGAAATTTTGCTAGGAGACTGCTTTTCACTCAGGTAGATAAGTGTGCTGGTGATTCTGATAATTTGGTCATGGAAAAAATGACCTTCACTACTAAGAACACTGCACCCGTTAATGTATTTGAAGTGGCAAACTCCTGCAACGGTTTCATTTGTTTGTGCGGTACACAAGTGAGCAGTATGATTGTATGTAATCCTCTTCTGAACGAGTACATTACCGTTCTTACTACTAATAATAACAAATTGGGAAATTTGGGTGGACTTGGTTGGAGTTCAGTGACAAATGAATACAAGTTGCTGCGAACATTTTATCGAGCACCCGGTGAAAGGAATACCCTTGAGGCTGAGGTTTACACTATCGGTTCAGGAGTTTGGAGGAGTATTGGAAAGGCTCCTACTGACAGGGTTGTGTTACCCTTCAATGCTTTTCTGCATGGAGTTCTTCATTTCGCTCCTGTCTATTCTACTGGTTCTCGCTTAATACATTGCTTTGATTTTGAAAGAGAACAGTTTCGAGCACTGCCGCCGCCCTCAAGTGATCAGCTGAAGTTGAAGTTTAACATAGGTAGCGTAACTTTGGGAGTGTGGGAGACTTGTCTCACATATTGTGTGTCTGATGTTGATGCCACCAAATTTGAGTTGTGGACTATGAAGGAGTATGGGGTTGGGGAGTCTTGGACAAAAGCTCTCGTCATAGAGAACGTGTACCCAAGGGAGTTTTTAGCTGATAGTTACGAACCGATTTTGTTCTTGGCTGATGGGGAAATTTTAATGGTCTATAATGATCGGATTATAGTTCGTTATAATCCGAAAACAAAAACATTCAAAAAAACCAAAATTATTCAGACTCGACTCAACTCATTTCAGTCGGTTGCATATAGTCCCTGCTTTGAATCACTTCTCAGGTCTTTTAAAGGAGAGGAGGTCAGGAACATGAGAGGACAGGAAAACAAGCTCTTTGGTAGAGAAGTGCATGATTCTGCTGGCTAA